The following DNA comes from Corynebacterium atrinae.
TGCAGGGGCGGGATTTGGAAGTCGTTCTCCACACGGTTTTTGATGCGCATGCCCATGAGGGAATCGAGGCCCAAGTCGATGAGCGGCAGCTCACGCGGCAGGTCATCAACGTCGTAGCCCATCGACTCGGAGACGATGGAACGCAGGCGTTCCTCGACAGTTTCGCCGGAGGCGGGATCCCAACGGACTTCTTCGATGTCGAGGTCGTCGGTGGCGGGGTCGTCGATAAGCGAATTCTCTCGCGGCGCCTGGACGCCGGGGGCAGAGGTGGGTGCGCCGAGCTGCAACGCGGTGGCGAAGCCCTCCGCGACGAGGGAGGTCACGCCGGAGGGGGATATGGAGTGAACCTCGATGGACAGGCCACCGATTGTGCGGGTGACCAGCGTGGTGATCTCTCCCTTGGCGGGCAGCATCGCGTGCTCTTCGGCGGCGATGAGCTGCGATTCGGGCTGGACCTGCTCGGCGGCGCGTTCCAGGAGCGCGAGCGAGGAGGGCACCTGATCAGCGTTCGTGGAGAACGCCACCCCACCGTTGGGCAGGTTGACGCGAGCCCCGGGCAAATCCGCGGCGCGGTTGCTCGATGGGCGGGCGTTGGTCCAGTAATGCTGGTGCTTCCAGGTGATGTTCGGGGCGGGCAGCAGCGCGCCATCGCCATAAGCCACGGAGAAGTCGATCGGCGCACCGTTGACGTAGAGCTTGGCCAAGAGATCGCGGATGGAGATGGCCGAGTCGATTTTGCGCTTGAGCACGTACAGGAGCTGCGCATCGGGCTTGCCCACGCTAAACGCAGTGTTCATCATGCCCATGATGGCGATCGGGTTGGGAGAAATTTCCACCAACGTGTTGTGCCCCTGCGCGAAGGCGGCCGCGGTGGCGTCCTGGAAGTACACGGGCTGGCGGGTCATGCGCAGCCAGTAGTCGGTGTCGTGGACGACCGCGCCCGGCTCGTGGATCACGCCGCGATCAACGGAGCTAAACAGCGGGGTGTGCAACGGCTGCGGGGTGATGCCAGCGGTCTCGAAGCCGAGCTCTCCGAGCAGCGGTTCAACCGCGCTCGTGTGCCCCGCGCCCTTGACATTAAGTAGCCGAGCGAACAGACCCTCGCCCTCCAGCTTCTCGACGAGCGCGGTCACCTGCCCGCGCGGCCCGCCCACGGTGGTCATGCCGGGGCCGGCGTACACGGCCGGTTCGATGTCGGCGAAGGCATCCTCTGCGTTGAGTTCTGTGAGCTGCTCCGCGGAAAGCTCGACCACGGCCATGGCGCCGAGCTGGTCCTCGGGCAGGGACTTTTCGCCCTCGCCCATGAGGCGGGCACGGTGGCAGGCAATCTGCATGGCGTCGTGGTCGCTTAAGCCACCGGCGGCGTAGGCCGCGGCGATCTCGCCCATGGACATGCCCATGACGGCGGCCGGCTTCGCGCCGAAGGCAGCAAGGAAATCAGTCAACGCAATCTGGATGGCGGTGATGGCCACCTGCGCGGTTTCGGTGTCATAGGTCTGCTCGTCATCGCGGACGAGGTCGAGGATGGACCAGCCGAGCTCATGATCGACAAAACCGTCGAGTTCTTCCAAGCGGGCGAGGAACTTAGGCGAGACGCCGATCAATTCCTTGGCCATCTTGCGGTGCTGGGAACCGAAGCCGGAGTAGACGAAAACGGGGCCGAGTGCGGCGGGAGAGTCGGAAGCGGAGATCCCTACGGAGACCTTGCCGTCCGCGACCTGGCGCAGGCGCTTGATGGCCTCGGTGACATCGGTGGCCGTGACCACGGCGCGTGAGCGCCCGTGGTTGCGGCGGGCGAGGGAGCGGGCCAGGGGGATGAGGGCGGCGTCGTCACGCTCTTCCAGGAAATCCGCCAGGTCGGCGGCTGCTTGCCGACGCCGCGATGGCAGCAATCCAGACACCGGCAAGGCCACCGCGTTCGGACGGTCCGGATCGACGAGCTGAGCTTCGCGCTCGAGCGGCTGATGCTCGTAGTCGGCCGGGTCGAAGGAAGAAACGACGAGGTGGCCGTTGGTGCCGCCGAAACCGAAGCCAGAGACGCCGGCAATCTTGTGGCCGGAGTACTCGGGCCACTCACGCGGGTCTTCGACGACCTCGAGGTGCTCGGCATCGAAATCGATGTAGCGGTTAGGAGCCTCAAAGTGCGGGGACGGCGGGATGACGCCGTGATTCATGGCCTGCACAACCTTGATCAGGCCAGCGGCACCGGCGGCCGACTCGGAGTGACCGATGTTGGACTTCACGGAACCGAGCAGGGTCGGACGCGATGCTTCACGGCCCTGGCCCAGGACTTCGCCGAGGGCGGAGGCCTCGATCGGGTCACCGAGAATGGTTCCGGTGCCGTGAGCCTCAACGTAGTCGACCTCGCGCGGATCTACCTGGGCGTCATTGTAAGCGCGGTAGAGCACATCAATTTGCGCGTCCGGGTTCGGGGCGGTGAGGCCGTTGGAGTGCCCATCCGAGTTCACGGCCGAACCCTTAATAACGGCGAGGATCTCGTCGCCGTCTGCGAGAGCATCATCAACTCGCTTGAGGATGAGCACGCCAGCGGCATCCGCGCGGACAAATCCATCCGCCTCGTCGGAGAAGGCATGGATGTGGCCCGAGGGGCTAATCACGCCGAGCTCACCGAAAGCGGTGGAGACGAAGGGCGAGGCCAGGACGTTCACACCACCGGCAACGACGACATCGGCATCGCCTTCGCGCAGCGCCCGCACTGCCTGGTGTACCGCCACGATGGAGGAAGAACAGGCCGTATCCACCGATACGGAAGGCCCGCGGAAGTCGAAGGCGTAGGAAATACGGTTCGGGATGATCGAGCTCGCGGTTCCTGTCAAGGCATAAGGGTGCGCCTCCGCTGGGTCCGAGGAGATGAGCATTCCGTAGTCATTGTTGGAGGATCCGATGAACACACCCACCGAGGTCCCACGCAGTTCACTCGGCGCGAGGTGAGCATTCTCCAGGGCCTCCCACGTCACCTCGAGCATGATGCGCTGCTGCGGATCCATGTTCGCGGCCTCCAGCGGGGAGAGCCCAAAGAACTCCGCATCGAAGGAGGAGAGGTCGTTGAGGTAGCCGCCCACGAGGTTTTGCTCGGCCATCTTCTGCGACATGACATCGTCGGCGACGTATTCGGCCCAGCGGCCGATCGGCAACTCGCCGGTGCCATCACGGCCCTCGACCAGCATGTCCCAGTAGGCAGGCAGGTTGGGGGCGCCGGGGAAACGCCCGGCCATGCCGACGATCGCGATGTCGTGCGTGCCCGGGGTCGATGCGCCCGACGCTGCGTGGCGAGAAACCGGTCGGGTGCGCTCGCGGGTAGCGGGCTCACCGTCGACGAGGCGCTGCGCCAGCGCGTCAATGGTGGGGTATTCGTATGCGATGGTGGCGTCCAATTGGACGCCAAGGAGGTTCTCCAACTCGCCGGAGAGGACGACGGCGTCGCGGGAGGACAGTCCGAAATTCTCCATCGGCTTCGCGTCGGAGATCTCCTCGATGGGGACACCTGAGGTGGTAGAGACCCATGTCCGCAGCCATTCACGGAGTTGTTCGACGGTCATGTTCTCGACAGTCGCGGGAGTCTGGCTCACACTCATTCGGTGTTTATCCTTTTCCTACAGGGGATTAAGCAGTATCACAACAACGCAGACCCTCATGTCAGCAGACGAGGGCATGCTTATAAAGACTTAAATCGTTGCTCCGGCCAGTAACGTTACCAACGCCAGGCCATCGAGCAACGATCCAAGTTTAGTTCGCCAGGTACGCTTTCTGCACCACGCGGCGGGCAATCTTGCCGGAGGAAGAGCGGTTAATCTCATTCGGGCCGACGAAGCGAATGTCGGCCGGGGTGACACCGTGCGCACTGGTCACCGCGGCGCGGATGGCCTCCGCGGCAGCGGCATCGTTAGCAGCATCAGCCTTCTCGTCACGCTCAATGACGAGGATGAGCTTTTCCACATCATCGCCCTCAATGGAGAAGGCGGCGAGGGAATCCGGGCGGACCTGGTCGGACGCGGCCATGACCGTGTACTCGATGTCCTGCGGGTAGTGGTTACGTCCGGCGATGACGATGAGGTCCTTGAGGCGGCCGGTGATGTAGAGGTGCCCATTGACGAAGGCGCCCAAGTCGCCGGTAGCCATCCATCCTTCATCCGGACGGCCATCAGCGCGGGATCCTTCGGCCAGGCGCTCCCCTAGCGTGTTCCGGAAGGTATCGGCAGTCTCCTCGTCGCGGCCGAGGTAGCCGGCGGCCATGTTCTCGCCGATAGCCCACATCTCGCCGACTCGGCCATCGGGCAGCTCGGCGCGGGTGGCCGGATCAACGATGGTCAAGGCCTGCGGGCGGACGACCTGGCCATTCGAGGTGAATGCGGCGGCCTTGTCGGAGTCCCGGTCGATGAACTCGATGATGCCCTCGGCCAGCTTGTCACGGTCGAAGTGCGAAACGAGCGGGCGTTCGTCGGTCTGCGGGGTGGCGACCAGCAACGAGGCTTCCGCCAGACCGTAGGACGGGCGCAGGGCGCTGCGGTTGAGGTTGTACTCACCGAACGTATCCAAGAAGGTCTCGATGGCCTTTTCCGTCACCGGCTCGGAGCCAACGACCAGACCGTCAACAGCGGAGAAGTCGTAGGTCTCACCCTCCTTTGGCTTGCCGTAGCGGGCGGCCAATTCCAGGGCGAAGTTCGGCACGACGGTGTAGATGGAGA
Coding sequences within:
- the pks13 gene encoding polyketide synthase Pks13 (Pks13 is a key enzyme in mycolic acid biosynthesis.), whose translation is MSVSQTPATVENMTVEQLREWLRTWVSTTSGVPIEEISDAKPMENFGLSSRDAVVLSGELENLLGVQLDATIAYEYPTIDALAQRLVDGEPATRERTRPVSRHAASGASTPGTHDIAIVGMAGRFPGAPNLPAYWDMLVEGRDGTGELPIGRWAEYVADDVMSQKMAEQNLVGGYLNDLSSFDAEFFGLSPLEAANMDPQQRIMLEVTWEALENAHLAPSELRGTSVGVFIGSSNNDYGMLISSDPAEAHPYALTGTASSIIPNRISYAFDFRGPSVSVDTACSSSIVAVHQAVRALREGDADVVVAGGVNVLASPFVSTAFGELGVISPSGHIHAFSDEADGFVRADAAGVLILKRVDDALADGDEILAVIKGSAVNSDGHSNGLTAPNPDAQIDVLYRAYNDAQVDPREVDYVEAHGTGTILGDPIEASALGEVLGQGREASRPTLLGSVKSNIGHSESAAGAAGLIKVVQAMNHGVIPPSPHFEAPNRYIDFDAEHLEVVEDPREWPEYSGHKIAGVSGFGFGGTNGHLVVSSFDPADYEHQPLEREAQLVDPDRPNAVALPVSGLLPSRRRQAAADLADFLEERDDAALIPLARSLARRNHGRSRAVVTATDVTEAIKRLRQVADGKVSVGISASDSPAALGPVFVYSGFGSQHRKMAKELIGVSPKFLARLEELDGFVDHELGWSILDLVRDDEQTYDTETAQVAITAIQIALTDFLAAFGAKPAAVMGMSMGEIAAAYAAGGLSDHDAMQIACHRARLMGEGEKSLPEDQLGAMAVVELSAEQLTELNAEDAFADIEPAVYAGPGMTTVGGPRGQVTALVEKLEGEGLFARLLNVKGAGHTSAVEPLLGELGFETAGITPQPLHTPLFSSVDRGVIHEPGAVVHDTDYWLRMTRQPVYFQDATAAAFAQGHNTLVEISPNPIAIMGMMNTAFSVGKPDAQLLYVLKRKIDSAISIRDLLAKLYVNGAPIDFSVAYGDGALLPAPNITWKHQHYWTNARPSSNRAADLPGARVNLPNGGVAFSTNADQVPSSLALLERAAEQVQPESQLIAAEEHAMLPAKGEITTLVTRTIGGLSIEVHSISPSGVTSLVAEGFATALQLGAPTSAPGVQAPRENSLIDDPATDDLDIEEVRWDPASGETVEERLRSIVSESMGYDVDDLPRELPLIDLGLDSLMGMRIKNRVENDFQIPPLQLQALRDASVADVVRIVKEAVDGKSVGTPLIEPVVSADDVAEAAQGVGVAPRDASERMVFGVWAGLTGKAPAGVTSVLPAIDADVAKQIAERLSERSGIDISAAQVAEADTLEPLANIVREGLETEVEGNIRVLRPRAEGSTAPSVFMFHPAGGSSIVYQPLMRRLPESIPVYGVERLEGTLEERAAAYVDEIRTYSDGRPIVLGGWSFGGALAYEVAYQLKDTDVDVAFIALLDTTQPSEPIPDTIEETKARWGRYSAFAKRTYGLDFPVPYEMLETAGEEVMLTMLEQFLATTDASEHGLAAGVLEHQRASFVDNRILDKLDFERWAGLGIPVLLFRSERMHDGAIELEPRYATIDPDGGWSAIVDQLDIVQLSGDHLAVPDEPAIGIVGAHMAKRIEGLDS
- a CDS encoding FadD32-like long-chain-fatty-acid--AMP ligase, encoding MDLKAAMSQFFNEKGEIVLAPQLTLAGLAELTYQADLQYGGGERQCLRFWDFSESREGTPVDYNRTEINTRIKAVAARLQQVGKIGDRVAILANNSPEYIFGFIGALYAGMVPVPLYDPNEPGHADHLKAVFADSEPAFVLTNSTSAAAVREHFSELPSRERPRILAVDTLPNSLAPSYVNPMMTLQGQQLMASATTMPVDQMAFLQYTSGSTRTPAGVQLTNRSILTNVLQIFTAIGLRTPLRLVSWLPLHHDMGIILATFVTILGLPNELMTPRDFIQQPKRWVDQLNRREGEDGVSIYTVVPNFALELAARYGKPKEGETYDFSAVDGLVVGSEPVTEKAIETFLDTFGEYNLNRSALRPSYGLAEASLLVATPQTDERPLVSHFDRDKLAEGIIEFIDRDSDKAAAFTSNGQVVRPQALTIVDPATRAELPDGRVGEMWAIGENMAAGYLGRDEETADTFRNTLGERLAEGSRADGRPDEGWMATGDLGAFVNGHLYITGRLKDLIVIAGRNHYPQDIEYTVMAASDQVRPDSLAAFSIEGDDVEKLILVIERDEKADAANDAAAAEAIRAAVTSAHGVTPADIRFVGPNEINRSSSGKIARRVVQKAYLAN